The stretch of DNA CCGCTGCCCCCGGTAGGCCATCGTGTACTGCTCCTGGGTGTGACCGAGGCCTTCGCCGAACGTCCAGCCGAGTACCTCGCCGTAGAAACGGCGGCCCGCCGCCACGTCGGACAGCGCGGCCTCCACCCAGCAGGGGGCACCTTCCGCGAATGCGGTCATCGTCCGCCTCCCGTATCGGTCCACAGTGTGCGCACAGGTTGCACCGAGGGTATTCGAATAACTCAAGGGGCGCATCGTGGAGGCGGTTGTCCGGGGGACCACGGGGCATTCCAGAGCATTCCGGGACGGATTAGCAGGGAGAAACGGGACAGAGACGGGTAGCCGGGAGGCCGGATGCGAGGAGAGATATACACGGACGGATACGTGGGCGCATACGCGGACAGTTACGCGGGTGGATACACGAGCGCATACCCGGGTGCATACACGGACGGATTAAGGATCACCCGAGAACAGATCGCCCACGTGGAGACCGCATACCGGCAGACAGGGCAAGAGCAACATAATTGTGGCCCACAGCCGGGGCCAATGGACGGGAATGGGAGATGGATCAACACGGACATCACCCCCTGTTTTCCACGTGTCCGCCCCATTTGCAGTCGGCCGAATCGCGCTCAGTTCTCGCCTCGGTAAGCTGACGGCATGACAGGACAAGTACGTACCGTCGACGGTCGCGTGGCCGGACGACGCGGCCAGGCGACACGTCAGAAACTACTCGACTGCCTCAGCGAGATGCTCAGCACATCGCCCTACCGGGACGTCAAAGTCATTGATGTCGCCCGGAAGGCGGGCACCTCTCCCGCCACCTTCTACCAGTACTTCCCCGACGTCGAAGGGGCAGTTCTGGAGATCGCGGAGGAAATGGCGTCAGAAGGCGCCGGGTTGGCCGAACTGCTGGAAGGCCGCACCTGGGTCGGCAAGGCGGGATGGCAGACCGCGCAGGGACTTGTGGACGGATTCCTCGATCTCTGGCGCAAAAACGAAGCGATTCTCCGTGTGGTGGATCTGGGTTCCGCCGAGGGCGACAAGCGGTTCTACAAGATCCGCATGAAGATCCTCAACTCGGTGAACAGTTCACTGTCGTCCGCGGTCAAGGATCTCCAGTCCAAGGGAAAGGTCGACAAGGACGTCAACCCGGCCGCCGTCGCGGGCTCCCTCGTCACGATGCTCGCCGGTGTGGCCTCCCACCAGAAGGGGTTCCAGACCTGGGGCGTCAAGCAGCCCGAACTCAAGCCGAACCTCGCCCTGCTGGTCTACCTGGGCGTGACGGGCAAGAAGCCCACGAAGTAGCGGGGCGGTACCGAACAGACAACCGGGCGGTACCGCCGGCTGCACCACGGGCCTCCCCCACCGGGTCTCCCCACCAGGCCCAGCCAACAGACCCACCCGTGTGGGACCAACCACCAAGGGTCCAGTTACCGGACCACCTCACCGCACCGCCGGGACGCGCGGGCTCGCCCCCGCCCGACCGGAGGCTCCCCCCCTACCACCAGAGCTCCCACCCCATACACCCTCGTCCGAACGTCCGAACGTCCGAACGTCCGAACGTCCGAAGACGGCCCGCGGAGGTCGTACGGCGTACCCGGCCGCCCGGCGGGACAATCGCCGTATGGACGACGACGCCGCTCTCGGCTCCCTGCTCAGATCCCTGCGCGTCTGGGACCCAGCACGCACCACGCTCCCCCGCTTCGACACCCACGCGGCGCCGGAACGGCCACTGGACCTCTTCGTGCGCTGGTTCGCCGAAGCCGCCGAGGCGGGACAGCAGGAGCCGCACACCCCTTCCCTGGCAACCTCGGACGACGACGGGCTGCCCGACGTAAGGACCGTCATGCTGCACGGTGCTGGGGAGCGCGGATGGACGTTCGCCTCGCACGCGTCGAGCGCCAAGGGTGCGCAGCTCGCCGCGCGGCCCTACGCGGCGCTCGGCTTCTACTGGCCGGCGCTCGGCCGCCAGGTCAGGGTGCGCGGGCCTGTCACCACGGCCCCGCCCGAGGAGAGCGCGGCGGATCTGCGGGCCCACTCCACCGGGGCGCTCGCCTCCGCGCTCACCGGGCACCAGAGCGAGGTCCTACCCGCCCCTGAGACCCTGGCCCGTGCCTCGGAGGCCGCGTGGGAGCGCGCGGAACGGGAACCGGAAGCCGCCGTACCGTCCTGGACTCTTTATGTGCTGGCCGCGGACGAGGTGGAGTTCTTCCAGGGCGACGCACGGCGCAGACACGTCAGGCTGCGGTACCGCAGGGTGCCGACCGGGGCACGCGAGGACTCCCTGGCGGCAACCGGGACGGTGACCAGGACTGTGACCGGGACGGTGACGGCGAGCGGCTGGACACGGGAACTGCTGTGGCCATGACGACCACCCACTGAGGCACGGCGCGGCCTCATACCCCC from Streptomyces tsukubensis encodes:
- a CDS encoding TetR family transcriptional regulator; this encodes MTGQVRTVDGRVAGRRGQATRQKLLDCLSEMLSTSPYRDVKVIDVARKAGTSPATFYQYFPDVEGAVLEIAEEMASEGAGLAELLEGRTWVGKAGWQTAQGLVDGFLDLWRKNEAILRVVDLGSAEGDKRFYKIRMKILNSVNSSLSSAVKDLQSKGKVDKDVNPAAVAGSLVTMLAGVASHQKGFQTWGVKQPELKPNLALLVYLGVTGKKPTK
- a CDS encoding pyridoxine/pyridoxamine 5'-phosphate oxidase; its protein translation is MDDDAALGSLLRSLRVWDPARTTLPRFDTHAAPERPLDLFVRWFAEAAEAGQQEPHTPSLATSDDDGLPDVRTVMLHGAGERGWTFASHASSAKGAQLAARPYAALGFYWPALGRQVRVRGPVTTAPPEESAADLRAHSTGALASALTGHQSEVLPAPETLARASEAAWERAEREPEAAVPSWTLYVLAADEVEFFQGDARRRHVRLRYRRVPTGAREDSLAATGTVTRTVTGTVTASGWTRELLWP